The region GCTGCGAAGCTGCTTCAGGAACTCCAGCCGCCTGTGCAGCAAAATATTTCTCATTGCAGAGTAAATTATCGCCAACTGGTAGCGGCTGACCAGCCTGGACTGGTGCTGGATATTGCGCCGTTATCGGATTCCGATCTCGCCTTTTATTGCCTTGATGTTACCCGGGCGGGAGATAACGGCGTGTTGGCGGCCTTATTACTCCGTGCGCTCTTTAATGGGTTGCTTCAGGAACAATTATCCCATCAGGGGCAACGGCTTCCTGAGTTAGGCAGTTTACTCAAACAGGTGAACCAACTTTTTCGTCAGGCCAATTTGCCGGGGCAGTTCCCGCTTCTGGTTGGCTATTATCACAGCGGGTTGAATAACCTTATTCTGGTGTCGGCTGGATTAAATGCCACACTGAATACTGGCGAACACCATATTCAGGTGAGTAACGGCGTGCCGTTGGGAACGCTGGGAAACACTTACCTTAATCAAATTAGCCATCGCTGCACCTCCTGGCAGTGCCAAATTTGGGGGGCGGGAGGGCGGTTACGCTTAATGTTGTCCACGGAGTAAGCAGTCAGATTTTATTTTTCAGATTGCTTTACCTGTGTTTTTGCTGGCAGTGCTACTATCGCTGCAAGTTTCATGCGTATTTGTCTTAATTGATCGGCAACGCGTTCTTTTCAGACCCGTATTAGTGGCTGAGACTGTATACTCAACGCGTTATTTAATGCATAAAAGTTCAAAACTTGAACAGTTCAGGAGAATTTCAATGGCTGCCCTAAATTCGAAAGTCAGAAAGGCCGTTATCCCGGTGGCGGGATTGGGTACCAGGATGTTGCCAGCGACGAAGGCAATCCCAAAAGAGATGCTGCCTCTGGTTGATAAGCCATTAATCCAGTATGTCGTGAATGAATGTATTGCAGCAGGTATCACCGAAATTGTGCTGGTGACGCATTCATCTAAAAACTCTATCGAAAACCATTTCGATACCAGTTTCGAACTCGAAGCAATGCTGGAAAAACGCGTTAAGCGCCAGCTGCTGGAGGAAGTACAGTCTATTTGCCCTCCACACGTTACCATTATGCAGGTTCGTCAGGGCCTGGCGAAAGGCCTGGGGCACGCCGTATTGTGCGCGCATCCGGTAGTGGGTGATGAGCCGGTCGCGGTTATTCTGCCTGACGTTATTCTTGATGAATACGAGTCCGATCTTTCTCAGGAAAACCTGGCGGAAATGATTAAGCGCTTCGACGAAACCGGCAGCAGCCAGATTATGGTTGAGCCAGTTGACGACGTGACTGCCTATGGTGTGGTTGACTGCAAAGGCGTTAATCTGCAACCTGGCGAAAGCGTACCGATGGTTGGCGTTGTTGAAAAACCTAAAGCGGACGTCGCGCCGTCTAACCTTGCTGTCGTGGGCCGTTACGTACTGAGTGCCGAAATTTGGGCGCTGCTGGCGAAAACGCCTCCAGGTGCGGGCGATGAAATCCAGCTGACAGATGCTATCGATATGCTGATCGAGAAAGAGACCGTGGAAGCCTACCATATGAAAGGTAAGAGCCATGACTGCGGGAATAAGCTCGGTTATATGCAGGCATTCGTCGAGTATGGTATTCGCCATAACAGCCTGGGTGAAGAATTTAAAGCCTGGCTCAAAGGTAGCATGGGTATTAAGTAATAAGATTCACAGCCCAGTGAACAAGACCGGTGTGGCAATGCCCACCGGTTTTTTTATGTCTGTCGCACCGTAATTGGTGGGGGATTGTCAAGGACGTTAAATAGTGAACCTCACAATATGACAGAATGTAAGGAGATGTTCGGGCGAATAATACAGGCAAAAAAAATCCCGCATTAAGCGGGATTTTTCAGAATCTTTCCAGATTAATCCTTGATCAGGAAGTCATCCAGCTGTTTACCTTGTTCGTCCATTGCTTTCTTGATTACAGCAGGAGTACGACCCTGGCCGGTCCAGGTTTTCTCTTCGCCGTTCTCATCGATGTAGCTATATTTAGCAGGACGTGCCGCGCGTTTTGCTTTGGTACCGGTTTTAGCCGCAGCCATGCTGTTCAGCAATTCGTTTGGATCGATACCATCGGCAATCAGCATTTCACGATATTGTTGCAGTTTACGTGTACGTTCTTCGATTTCAGCCGCAGCTGCGCTTTCTTCTTCACGACGTTCGTTAACTACAACTTCTAATTTTTCGAGCATTTCTTCAAGCGTCTCAAGGGTACATTCTCTTGCCTGCGCACGAAGAGTACGGATGTTGTTCAGAATTTTAAGTGCTTCGCTCATTGTAGTAATCTCAAACTTATAATGGGGGTGGGTTTGTTGTCCTAATAATAGAGCCTTAATTTCACTTGTGCAATAGGTGGGAATGTAAGGAATTCAAAAAATACAAAATTAACGTCGCTATTATTAATTACGCTAACTTAAATTTCATTGTTTGTCGGGACTGTGAGATATCGTTTCAAACGGCAAAAGTGCATCATTTGCATGTTTGTTTTGTGACTTTTACCTCAGGAATTATAGTTGCGGTTGATAAATATCAGCCTTTTGTATTACCCCGGGGAAGCGTAGCGAAGACAAGAATAGTTAATAAATAGTGAATTTTAATGAACGAAGAAGCCACTATAAAAAGAAGTGTTATCTCCGGCCATGGGTTCAGCTTATTGTCAGTGCTAAATGCCTTTACTGCCTGTTTTAACGCATTATTTTGCACTATTCGCGAAGAGTTTACCGGTGTCTCACCGCCTGGCGTGTGCAGCCCACCGCTGATAACAGTACAAAATATGGTACAATGATCCATTGGGAATATTACACATTGATTAGGGTTCTTCGGCCAATGGCACAACTTTATTTCTACTATTCGGCAATGAATGCCGGGAAATCAACGGCGTTACTGCAATCCTCATACAATTATCAGGAGCGGGGGATGCGTAGCGTTGTTTATACCGCCGAAATCGACGATCGCTTTGGGGCAGGGAAGGTGAGTTCAAGAATAGGGCTCTCGTCGCCTGCAAGGCTGTTTAACCCTCAAACGAACCTGCTGGAAGACATTCGTGCCGAGCATGCCGCTAAGCCTGTCCATTGCGTGCTGGTTGATGAAAGCCAGTTCCTGACCCGAGAGCAGGTCCATGCGCTTTCAGAGGTTGTTGATGAGCTGGATATTCCCGTGCTTTGCTATGGCTTACGTACCGATTTTCGTGGGGAGCTATTTGCTGGCAGCCAGTATCTTCTTGCCTGGTCGGATAAGCTGGTTGAGCTGAAAACGATCTGCTTTTGTGGCCGTAAGGCAAGTATGGTTCTGCGCCTGGACCAGTCTGGCAAACCCTACGCTGATGGCGAGCAGGTGGTGATAGGAGGCAATGAACGTTATGTCTCGGTCTGCCGCAAGCATTATAAAGAGGCGCTGGCTGTAGGCTCGCTGACGGCGTTACAGGGCGACAATCGAAAATAATCAGAATGTTTTACTGATTCTCAGATATAAAAAAACCCGCCATCGGCGGGTTTTTTGTCAAACTGTCAATCAAGCATTTTTCTTCGCTTTCTTGTCAGCCTTTACCACTGCGGGGATATCAACTTTCACAGCAGCGGCATCGCTTTCAGTGAAGTTACGACCGTAATAGGTATCCAGCAGGATCTGTTTCAGTTCGGAAATCAGTGGGTAGCGCGGGTTAGCACCAGTACACTGGTCATCGAATGCATCTTCAGACAGCTTATCTACGTGAGCGAGGAAGTCAGCTTCCTGAACGCCCGCTTCGCGGATAGATTTTGGAATACCCAGTTCAGCCTTCAGGCTTTCCAGCCATGCCAGCAGTTTCTCGATCTTCGCGGCAGTACGGTCGCCCGGTGCGCTCAGACCCAGGTGATCGGCGATTTCAGCATAGCGACGGCGAGCCTGTGGACGGTCGTATTGGCTGAATGCAGTCTGCTTGGTTGGGTTGTCATTAGCGTTATAACGGATAACGTTGCTGATCAACAGGGCGTTCGCCAGACCGTGAGGAATGTGGAACTGTGAACCCAGCTTGTGCGCCATGGAGTGACAGACACCCAGGAAGGCGTTAGCAAACGCAATGCCCGCGATGGTTGCTGCACTGTGTACACGTTCACGCGCTACAGGGTTTTTCGAACCTTCGTTGTAAGACGCTGGCAGGTTTTCTTTCAGCAGTTTCAGCGCCTGCAAAGCCTGACCGTCAGAGAACTCAGAAGCCAGTACGGAAACGTAAGCTTCCAGAGCGTGAGTCACCGCATCCAGACCACCGAACGCACACAGTGATTTCGGCATTTCCATGACCAGGTTGGCGTCAACGATAGCCATGTCTGGCGTCAGTGCGTAGTCAGCCAGCGGATATTTCTGACCGGTTGCATCATCAGTCACAACGGCAAATGGCGTCACTTCTGAACCAGTACCGGAAGTGGTGGTGACGGCGATCATTTTCGCTTTCACGCCCATTTTCGGGAACTTGTAGATACGTTTACGGATATCCATAAAGCGCAGCGCCAGTTCTTCGAAGTGCGTTTCCGGATGCTCGTACATGACCCACATAATTTTCGCGGCATCCATTGGGGAACCGCCACCCAGTGCGATGATCACATCTGGTTTGAAGGAGTTCGCCAGTTCAGCACCTTTACGTACAACGCTCAGGGTTGGGTCAGCTTCAACTTCAAAGAAGACTTCAGTTTCGACGCCAGCCGCTTTCAGAACAGAGGTGATCTGGTCTGCATAGCCATTGTTGAACAGGAAACGGTCAGTCACGATGAGCGCACGTTTGTGGCCATCAGTAATCACTTCATCCAGCGCGATTGGCAGAGAGCCGCGGCGGAAGTAGATAGATTTCGGAAGTTTGTGCCACAACATGTTTTCAGCTCGCTTAGCAACGGTTTTCTTGTTGATCAGGTGTTTTGGACCAACGTTTTCAGAGATGGAGTTACCACCCCAGGAACCACAACCCAGAGTCAGGGAAGGTGCGAGTTTGAAGTTGTACAGGTCACCGATACCACCCTGAGAAGCAGGGGTGTTAATCAGGATACGTGCCGTTTTCATCTTCTGACCGAAGTAAGCAACGCGCTCAGGCTGGTTATCCTGGTCAGTGTACAGGCATGAGGTGTGACCGATACCGCCCATGGCAACCAGTTTCTCGGCTTTTTCTACCGCGTCATCGAAATCTTTCGCACGGTACATTGCCAGCGTCGGGGACAGTTTTTCGTGAGCAAATGGCTCACTTTCATCAACGACTTTAACTTCACCAATCAGAATTTTGGTGGTAGCAGGAACGCTAAAGCCCGCGAGTTCAGCAATTTTATACGCTGGCTGACCTACGATAGCCGCGTTCAGCGCACCATTTTTCAGAATCACGTCCTGAACGGCTTTCAGTTCTTTACCCTGCAACAGGTAGCCGCCATGGCTGGCGAAACGTTCACGCACGGCATCGTATACTGAATCAACCACGACAACAGACTGTTCAGATGCGCAGATAACGCCGTTATCGAAGGTTTTTGACATCAGCACAGAAGCAACAGCGCGCTTGATATCAGCCGTTTCGTCAATCACCACAGGGGTATTACCTGCACCTACGCCGATGGCAGGTTTACCGGAACTGTATGCGGCTTTAACCATACCAGGACCACCGGTCGCCAGAATCAGGTTAATGTCCGGGTGATGCATCAGGGCGTTGGACAGTTCAACAGAAGGTTGGTCGATCCAGCCGATCAGATCTTTCGGTGCACCTGCTGCAATAGCAGCCTGAAGCACGATATCTGCTGCTTTGTTGGTGGCTTCCTTCGCACGTGGATGCGGGGAGAAAATGATTGCGTTACGTGTTTTCAGGCTGATAAGAGATTTGAAGATGGCGGTAGAGGTTGGGTTAGTGGTTGGAACGATACCGCAAATGATGCCGATCGGTTCTGCAATGGTGATGGTGCCGAAAGTATCGTCTTCTGACAGCACACCGCAGGTTTTCTCATCTTTATAGGCGTTGTAGATATACTCTGAAGCAAAGTGGTTTTTGATCACTTTATCTTCAACGATACCCATACCGGATTCGGCAACGGCCATTTTAGCGAGAGGGATTCGAGCATCAGCAGCAGCCAGAGCGGCCGCGCGGAAGATTTTATCAACCTGTTCTTGGGTGAAATTGGCATATTCACGCTGGGCTTTTTTCACGCGCTCGACGAGGGCGTTCAGTTCAGCGATATTAGTAACAGCCATAATGCTCTCCTGATAATGTTTAAACTCTTTTAGTAAACCAGCGCTCGATACGTCTGACAGTATAGTCAGAGCCGATCCCACTTGCGTAACACACAGTAAAACAAAGGATTACTCACTGCTTCCGCTCACTAATTTACTAAAAGAGCCTTACCTTAGCATCCTACCTTTTTGATAGGTGATCTCCCTGGTGGCGTAATCAAGATTACTAACTTCTGAGTACGGAAATCATGATCAGGATCAATTTTGTCCTAAGCTGATACCTTTCAGCAGGGTTATTTTGTGCTAATTATTCCACTGTTAAATAATTAAGTAACTATTGGAAGTGAAGCTATCATTGATTACACAAATGTTTAACATCATGAATTGATAATGTTTTAGAACAGATTTCTGGTGAAGTGTGCGGCTAAAAAGCGTATCTTCAGCGCGGATTTATCATGACACGCTGTCATTCCCTGGCCATGCTCAATTGCGGAGCTTAATGTGATTCAAACGCTCTTTGATTTCCCTACATATTTTAAGTTTTTTATCGGCTTGTTTGCCCTGGTCAACCCGGTAGGGATCATCCCTGTCTTCATTAGTATGACCAGCTATCAGACGGCCGCCGCACGAAATAAAACCAACCTGACAGCAAACCTGTCGGTGGCGATCATCTTGCTTACGTCTCTTTTTCTCGGGGACGCCATTCTACAGGTCTTCGGCATCTCGATTGATTCGTTCCGTATAGCGGGTGGGATCCTGGTGGTGACGATAGCGATGTCGATGATCAGCGGCAAGCTGGGGGAAGATAAACAGAACAAGCAGGAAAAATCAGAGACCGCGATCCGCGAGAGTATCGGCGTGGTGCCTCTGGCACTGCCGCTGATGGCAGGCCCGGGGGCAATCAGTTCCACCATTGTCTGGGGAACGCGCTACCACAGCCTGATGCACCTGATTGGCTTTTCAGTCGCCATTGCGCTGTTCGCGCTGTGTTGCTGGGGCGTTTTCCGTATGGCGCCATGGCTGGTTCGCTTGCTGGGACAAACGGGTATCAACGTGATTACCCGTATCATGGGCCTGTTGTTAATGGCGTTGGGCATCGAATTTATCGTTACCGGTATAAAAAGTATATTCCCCGGATTATTACACTGACTTTCATTTGAAAGAACGGAGCCAGCGGCTCCGTTTTTTTACGTGATTATCTGCAAATCATATAAATAAAGTTGAAATGGGCGTCAGCCATAATAAGTTCTACTAATAACTCTCTTTTGTTGTTTTTCAATAGGTTGTTTATTTTCATTTCCCCCTTCCGCGCATAAAACCTTCAAACACTCTGTTATTTTACTCACATGATACTCTGGGGCTTGCTGACAGATAACCGAAATGATATTAGTAATTTCGACGCAGACCCAGACGAATGTGCTAAATAATAATCAGTTGTTAAATTATCGTGAAAATTTATTCGGAAAGGCCATGTCGCTGCGTCTGAAGCAAGGTTTTTCTGTAACCATGTGAAAATTATCTATTTTTTCTGATTTTTGTATGGGTGAGGGTGGGTGTCATAGATGTGCCAACCATCGTAAAAGAGAAATGCTTAACAAATTTGCAAAATGTATTGGCGAGAGTTGGCACCATTTGGTACTTTCCGGCCTTATATTTCGCACCATTAAACAAGTTGATGAGAACTATTTTCATATAGCCCTCACCTGAGATATCCAACGCATCTCTCTGACAGGGGAGAGGTGTGAAGAATCGACGCAAGACCGCCGTACGAGCGGTCAGTAATAATGAAGTCGGTGATAGCAAGAAGTAAAAAAAGAACCTGACAGTAGCAAAAAAAACTCCTGCGCTGTACAGGCCCCAACAGGGGATTACACAACTGGCGAAGGCCAGTCATTATAATGAGTGGAGTATCAACACAATGTCCATCATCACAAAAAAAAGTCTGGTAGCGGCGGGGATTTTAACTGCGCTAATCGCGGGCAACGCTGCAATGGCTGCGGACGTTCCTGCTGGTGTTCAACTGGCTGAGAAGCAAACGCTGGTCCGTAATAACGGTGCGGAAGTGCAGTCACTTGATCCGCACAAAATTGAAGGTGTTCCAGAGTCTAACGTTAACCGCGATCTGTTTGAAGGTCTGCTGGTGACTGACGTCGACGGCCACCCGGCTCCGGGTGTGGCAGAAAAATGGGACAACAAAGATTTTAAAGTCTGGACCTTCCATCTGCGTAAAGATGCCAAATGGTCCGACGGTACACCGGTTACCGCCGAAGATTTCGTGTACAGCTGGCAGCGTCTGGCGGATCCGAATACCGCCTCCCCGTATGCGAGTTATCTCCAGTATGGCCATATTGCCAATATCGATGAGATCATCACGGGTAAAAAGCCCGTTACCGACCTGGGCGTAAAAGCCATTGATGCCAACACCTTTGAAGTGACGTTGAGCGAACCTGTTCCGTACTTCTATAAGTTGCTGGTTCACCCGTCCGTCTCCCCGGTACCAAAATCCGCAGTTGAAAAGTTTGGTGAAAAATGGACCCAGCCTGCGAATATCGTGACCAACGGTGCATATAAGTTGAAGGACTGGGTCGTTAACGAACGCATGGTGCTGGAGCGCAACCCGCAGTATTGGGATAATGCGAAGACCGTTATCAATCAGGTGACTTATCTGCCAATCTCTTCTGAAGTGACGGACGTAAACCGCTACCGCAGCGGTGAAATCGACATGACCTATAACAACATGCCGATTGAACTGTTCCAGAAGCTGAAAAAAGAGATCCCGAAAGAAGTTCACGTCGATCCGTATCTGTGCACCTACTATTACGAAATTAACAACCAGAAAGCACCGTTTACCGACGTACGTGTTCGTACCGCACTGAAGCTGGCTCTGGATCGCGACATTATCGTGAATAAAGTGAAGAATCAGGGCGACCTGCCGGCTTACAGCTATACGCCGCCTTACACCGACGGTATGAAACTGGTTGAACCTGAATGGTTTAAATGGTCCCAGGAAAAACGTAACGAAGAAGCGAAAAAACTGCTGGCTGAAGCTGGCTATACCGCCGACAAGCCGCTGACCTTTAGCCTGCTGTACAACACTTCCGATCTGCATAAAAAACTGGCTATCGCCGTCGCGTCAATCTGGAAGAAAAACCTCGGCGTGAACGTGAAGCTGGAAAACCAGGAATGGAAAACCTTCCTCGATACGCGTCATCAGGGTACCTTTGACGTGGCACGTGCAGGATGGTGCGCGGACTATAACGAACCGACCTCATTCCTGAACACCATGCTGAGCGACAGTTCGAACAATACCGCACACTATAAGAGCCCGGCGTTTGATAAGCTGATTGGCGACACCCTGAAGGTGGCAGATGACGCCCAGCGCGCCGATCTGTACGCCAAATCAGAACAACAGCTCGATAAAGACTCTGCGATCGTTCCGGTCTACTACTACGTTAACGCCCGCCTGGTGAAACCATGGGTAGGGGGTTATACCGGTAAAGACCCGTTGGATAATATTTCCGTTAAGAATCTTTATATTATCAAGCATTAATGGCAATACGTGGGGCGAGCGAGCTTGCCCCACTGTGTCTACTTTGTAACATTCATCAGGCACACGCCAGAAGGTACGGGCAATGTTGAAATTTATCCTGCGTCGCTGTCTTGAAGCGATTCCAACGTTATTTATTCTAATTACAATTTCCTTCTTCATGATGCGTCTTGCGCCGGGCAGTCCATTTACCGGTGAACGTACGCTTCCGCCAGAAGTTATGGCCAACATCGAAGCGAAATACCATTTAAACGATCCCATCACCACGCAGTACTTCAACTATCTGAAGCAGCTTGCACACGGTGATTTTGGGCCATCATTCAAATATAAAGATTATTCCGTTAACGACCTGGTGGCGTCCAGCTTCCCGGTATCGGCTAAATTAGGTGCTGCGGCATTTATCCTGGCCGTTGTTCTCGGCGTCACCGCAGGCGTCATCGCCGCGTTAAAACAAAATACCAAATGGGATTACGCCGTAATGGGGGTCGCAATGACCGGGGTGGTTATCCCCAGCTTCGTTGTCGCGCCGTTGCTGGTGATGATATTTGCCATAACCCTGAAATGGCTGCCCGGGGGCGGCTGGAACGGCGGGGCGCTGAAGTTCATGATATTGCCGATGGTGGCATTATCTCTGGCGTACATCGCCAGCATCGCCCGTATTACCCGTGGTTCAATGATTGAAGTCCTGCACTCGAACTTCATCCGTACTGCCCGTGCGAAAGGGCTGCCGATGCGCCGGATTATTTTCCGTCATGCGCTCAAGCCTGCACTGTTACCGGTGCTCTCCTATATGGGGCCAGCTTTCGTCGGCATTATTACGGGTTCCATGGTAATTGAAACCATTTATGGCCTGCCGGGTATTGGTCAGCTGTTTGTTAACGGGGCGCTTAACCGTGACTACTCTCTGGTCCTGAGCCTGACGATCCTCGTGGGCGCGCTGACCATTCTGTTTAATGCCGTTGTCGATGTGCTGTATGCCGTTATCGATCCGAAAATCCGTTACTAACTGGAGCACGCCATGATGTTGAGTAAGAAAAACAGCGAGGCGCTGGAAAACTTCAGTGAAAAGCTGGAGGTCGAAGGTCGTAGCCTTTGGCAGGACGCCCGCCGTCGTTTTATGCATAACCGTGCTGCCGTTGCCAGTCTGGTCGTGCTGGTGCTTATCGCGCTGTTCGTCACCCTGGCCCCGATGCTGTCTCAGTTCACCTATTTCGATACGGACTGGGGCATGATGTCCAGCGCGCCGGATATGGAATCCGGGCACTATTTCGGCACCGATTCCTCCGGCCGTGATTTGCTGGTGCGTGTGGCGATTGGTGGCCGTATCTCTCTGATGGTCGGCATCGCGGCGGCGCTGGTGGCGGTGATCGTCGGCACGCTTTACGGTTCGCTTTCCGGTTACCTCGGCGGCAAAGTGGACTCCGTGATGATGCGTCTGCTTGAAATCCTGAACTCGTTCCCGTTCATGTTCTTTGTCATTCTGCTGGTGACCTTCTTTGGTCAAAATATCCTGCTGATCTTCGTGGCGATCGGGATGGTGTCCTGGCTGGATATGGCGCGTATTGTGCGCGGCCAGACGCTGAGCCTCAAACGTAAGGAATTCATCGAAGCCGCACAGGTTGGTGGCGTCTCTACCGCCAATATTGTGGTGCGTCATATCGTTCCTAATGTGCTGGGCGTGGTGGTGGTATACGCCTCCCTGCTGGTGCCAAGTATGATCCTGTTCGAGTCTTTCCTGAGCTTCCTGGGATTAGGTACGCAAGAGCCGCTGAGTAGCTGGGGCGCTCTGTTAAGTGATGGCGCAAACTCCATGGAAGTATCACCGTGGTTACTGCTGTATCCGGCGGGCTTCCTGGTCGTCACCCTGTTCTGTTTCAACTTTATCGGCGATGGCCTGCGTGATGCCCTCGACCCGAAAGACCGTTAAGGAGCGCCGTCATGACCATTATTGAAACGGCAACCGCGCCACAGGCGCAACAGCGGACCAGCGCACTGCTGGACGTAAAAGACCTCCGAGTGACGTTTAAGACCCCCGACGGTGATGTGACTGCCGTTAACGATCTCAATTTCGACCTGCGTGCCGGTGAAACGCTGGGCATTGTGGGCGAATCGGGATCCGGAAAATCCCAGACCGCCTTCGCGCTGATGGGCCTGCTGGCCTCAAACGGCGTCATCGGTGGTTCAGCGACGTTTAACGGGAAAGAGATCCTGAATTTGCCGGAACATGAGCTGAACAAGCTGCGCGCCGAGCAGATCTCCATGATTTTCCAGGATCCGATGACGTCCCTGAACCCGTATATGCGGGTGGGCGAACAGCTGATGGAAGTGCTGATGCTCCACAAGGGGCTGGGTAAAGCCGAAGCGTTTGAAGAGTCTGTCAAAATGCTGGATGCGGTGAAAATGCCTGAAGCGCGCAAGCGCATGCGCATGTATCCGCACGAGTTCTCCGGCGGTATGCGCCAGCGCGTCATGATCGCGATGGCATTGCTTTGCCGACCAAAACTGCTCATCGCTGATG is a window of Enterobacter hormaechei ATCC 49162 DNA encoding:
- the oppC gene encoding oligopeptide ABC transporter permease OppC, which codes for MMLSKKNSEALENFSEKLEVEGRSLWQDARRRFMHNRAAVASLVVLVLIALFVTLAPMLSQFTYFDTDWGMMSSAPDMESGHYFGTDSSGRDLLVRVAIGGRISLMVGIAAALVAVIVGTLYGSLSGYLGGKVDSVMMRLLEILNSFPFMFFVILLVTFFGQNILLIFVAIGMVSWLDMARIVRGQTLSLKRKEFIEAAQVGGVSTANIVVRHIVPNVLGVVVVYASLLVPSMILFESFLSFLGLGTQEPLSSWGALLSDGANSMEVSPWLLLYPAGFLVVTLFCFNFIGDGLRDALDPKDR
- a CDS encoding ABC transporter ATP-binding protein, which translates into the protein MTIIETATAPQAQQRTSALLDVKDLRVTFKTPDGDVTAVNDLNFDLRAGETLGIVGESGSGKSQTAFALMGLLASNGVIGGSATFNGKEILNLPEHELNKLRAEQISMIFQDPMTSLNPYMRVGEQLMEVLMLHKGLGKAEAFEESVKMLDAVKMPEARKRMRMYPHEFSGGMRQRVMIAMALLCRPKLLIADEPTTALDVTVQAQIMTLLNELKREFNTAIIMITHDLGVVAGICDKVLVMYAGRTMEYGNARDVFYQPAHPYSIGLLNAVPRLDAEGESLLTIPGNPPNLLRLPQGCPFQPRCPHAMEICNSAPPLEAFAPGRLRACFKPLEELV